One Nonomuraea angiospora DNA segment encodes these proteins:
- a CDS encoding SIR2 family NAD-dependent protein deacylase, whose translation MVLPVGWRVNEADWVRLVRQLRRGDCTPLLGAGACYGRLPTGKELSKHFAKEYGFPFADHGNLAHVMQYAAHVHNDPTDLKVEVCAYLKQYAAAATDPLDPHTVLAEFPIKTFLTTNYDDFMLQALQHCRKGPRTPNVCRSTWWEPTKRAVVPDPDPDHPLIYHLHGNWDDPSSIVLTENDYVQYLLNLRDVDDANGRQLLPIPEPVLDAMTSSPLLFLGYSLQDWNFRVLFHGLIKSIPSTRQRRHISVQLLPELNTSLTDAENLAAEYLKSYYADLKISIYVGTTSAFFKELLDWNARTPL comes from the coding sequence ATGGTCCTGCCGGTGGGGTGGCGCGTGAACGAAGCGGACTGGGTGCGATTGGTCAGACAGCTCCGCAGAGGCGACTGCACCCCGCTTCTCGGGGCGGGCGCCTGCTATGGGCGACTTCCGACCGGCAAGGAGCTCAGCAAGCACTTCGCGAAGGAGTACGGCTTTCCGTTCGCCGACCACGGAAATCTCGCGCACGTGATGCAGTACGCGGCTCACGTGCATAACGATCCCACCGATCTCAAAGTGGAAGTCTGCGCATACCTGAAACAGTACGCGGCGGCCGCCACCGATCCGCTCGACCCGCACACGGTGCTGGCCGAGTTCCCGATCAAGACTTTTCTCACCACCAACTACGACGACTTCATGCTGCAGGCCTTACAGCACTGCCGCAAAGGTCCGCGCACCCCGAACGTGTGCAGGTCGACGTGGTGGGAGCCGACGAAGCGGGCCGTCGTGCCCGACCCCGATCCCGACCACCCGCTGATCTACCATCTGCACGGGAACTGGGACGACCCCTCCTCCATCGTGCTGACCGAGAACGATTATGTGCAGTATCTCCTCAACCTGCGCGACGTCGACGACGCGAACGGCCGCCAGCTCCTCCCGATTCCCGAGCCGGTGCTCGACGCCATGACCTCGAGCCCGCTGCTCTTTCTCGGCTACAGCCTCCAGGACTGGAACTTCCGGGTGCTCTTCCACGGCCTGATCAAATCCATTCCCTCCACCCGGCAGCGCCGGCATATCAGCGTGCAACTCCTGCCGGAGCTGAACACGTCGCTGACCGACGCGGAGAATCTGGCCGCCGAATACCTGAAGAGCTATTACGCCGACCTGAAGATCTCGATCTACGTCGGCACCACGTCCGCGTTCTTCAAGGAACTGCTCGACTGGAATGCGAGGACGCCGCTATGA